The following nucleotide sequence is from Nitrospinota bacterium.
ACGCTTGATTATCAACTCTGCTATATCCTTCGCGAGGATTATGCTTTGTGGACTATTTTCTTCTTCCATATTTATACCGTCGGGATATTACCTATATTCTTAACACGCAAACCAGCCAAACTACAAGAAAAAAAAGAGGGCTATCAAAAAAGCAACCCCTATTGCCGGTTAACAGCATACCGTTTTTCACCTGGAAACCGGGGTTGTTTCAACAAGCACTCCATAACATCATAACAAAAATATAAAAGAGGCCTCAAATGACCTGCGTGTGCCTAGGAAATCGAGACTATCTCGATGTCAAAAACGAGCGTTTTCCCCGCCAGCGGATGGTTCCCGTCCAGAATCGCATGGTCGTCATTCAGCTCTTTTACCCAATAAACCTGATTCTCATGGTCGGCATCAGCGAGCGGATCACCCAATTTCACGTTCTCAGGAAGGTAGTCTGTCGGCACTTTTCCCAAAAGCTCTTCCCTGTATTCGCCGTATCCTTCCTCTGGTGAGATATGAATCTCCTTTTTTTCCCCTTCTCCCATGCCAAGAACAGCTTTACTCATGCCAGGGATCACTTCATGGCTGCCAGCGACAAATCCAAAAGGTTCTCTTCCATCCGTCGAATCGAAGACTTCTCCATTCTCCAGCTTCCCGATGTAAAGAATTTCCACCTTGTCGCCATCTTTTACCTGCCTGCCCATAATATTTCCCTTCACTCCAAGCGGGAATTTCTTCCCAGGTTATAAAAGCGGCCTATTCCACTTAAAATTTACTGACGGTTTCCACCGGGACCTCTCCCGCCTCCGGGACCTCTGCCACCACCGCGCGTATTCTCCTTCGGCTTTGCCTTGTCAATCCGTAAAGGTCTTCCAGAAAAATCTTTCCCATTGAGGCTTTCAAGGGCCTTTTCGGCCTGGTCCTCATTCCCCATTTCTACAAAACCAAAGCCTTTTGACCGCCCGTTATAGGCGTCAGTTATTATTTTAACGGATTGAACCTCTCCAAATTCAGCGAAAAGGTTTTTCAGCGCCTCTTCGTTTGTTGTAAAAGGAAGGTTTCCGACATAAAGCTTGTTGTTCATGGAAAAATAATACCTCCAGATGCGCCCCAGAACAATCCGGTTTCAAAGGGGTCTATCCAATTGAATTGCATTTGGAAATGAAACCGTATCTTGGGATTCCCGACTGTCTGCTGGCGAATTTTCTTTACTACCCCTCTCAATAAATATGTATATTTATTTTATCAAAGTGAGATGGAATAGATAAATTTTTTTTCAGCACTTTGAATTTAAACAGCGTTTTTTCCGGGAATCGGTCGTCTGCATTTGCAATCGACGGTATTCCAGAAAACAATAAATTGATTGGTCGTAGCAGTGATTCGGTGGTAGTTTTATAAAACTATGAAATTCAGGAAGATTGCGCTGTATCTGTTTTTATTTGCAATCACAGCTTTCCTCTACCATCGACTGACGATGGAACTCCGCTTTTTCAACGTCACGCCGGAATTTGAGCTTCCTCAGCAAGTCACGATACCATACGGCCTTGATTCGATAAGCGCCAGGAGTTGCGGAACGTGCCATTCTGAAGTTTACGAAGAGTGGAAAAAATCCATCCATTCCCAGGCGTGGACGGACCCCTATTTTCAGGTCGATTTCATATTCGACGGCTCCCAGCAGATATGCCTTAACTGCCATACCCCGCTTGTGGACCAGCAGGAAAATCTCGTAACCGGATTCAAGGATGCGGCAAAGTTCGAGCCTATACTTGAACCGAACCCGAATTTCGATAAGGCGCTGAAGGACGAGGGTGTTACATGCGCCGTCTGCCACGTCAAGGATGGCGTTATCCTTGGGAGGTACGGTATCGAAAACGATGCTCACCCGGTTAAAGCCGATCCCGCTTTCAGCGATGGGAACAGTGTCTGCCGCAAGTGCCACCAGGTATTCACGAATAGATGGGACACATTCCTGAAGATGCCGTTATGCGGCACCTTCTTTGAGGTTGAGGCAAGCGGAAAACCTGTCGATTGCCAGCAGTGCCATATGGAAAAAGTAGAAAGAGCTCTCATCCCAGGCGGCCCTGTTCGTTTGGGTGGAAAACACCTTTGGCTCGGAGGACACGACCAGGCAAATGTAGCCAAGGCAATTTCAGGAAAAATTGAAGAGACCTCAACGGAAGAGACAATTAAAGACGGAAAGAGGGAGTACACTCTCTTCCTTACCAATACAGGCGCGCATCACCGCCTCCCTACAGGTACGCCGGACCGCCACCTTGAGATAACATTCAGACTTCTGGATAAAACGGGAAAACCGCTAAAGGAGATCAAACATATTCTTCAAAGAGTAATCCTCTGGAGACCTTTCATGGTCGACCTCTGGGATACGAGAATACCTTTCAACGAAACGGCAAAATACAGTTTCAAGTTTGAGAGCGATATCACCCCTGAGCCGGCAGTAGTGGAGGCAACCGTGAGATACGGCCTATTGCGTGAAAGCAGACGGCTTAGAATAGGTTACGAGAACAGCGAGCCGATTACATATCCGATCCTGAATCTGAGATCGGAAGTCGGGGGCCGGTAATCCCGGCCCCAAACCAGAAAATTAATTATCTTTCGAGTCCGCTGAAGAAGAACGGAACTTCCCTGTGCGACGACTTTTCGGAGTCGGAGCCATGCACGGAATTCCTTTCGATATCGACTGCGAAATCCTTTCTTATGGTACCTTCCTTTGCGTCCTTCGGATTCGTAGCCCCCATCAGGTCGCGCCAACCGAGTATCGCGTTCTCCTTTTCGAGGGCAAGGGCGATTATCGGGCCTGAGGACATGTATCCGCAGAGCGAGTCGTAGAAAGGCCTTCCATCGTGCTCTTTGTAGAATTCTTTCGCTTTTGCAACCGAAAGGTTCAGCTGTTTCATTGCGACGATGCGAAAACCGTTCTCAATTATTCGGTCGATTATCTTCCCCTGCTTGCCCCGTTCAAGGGCGTCAGGTTTTATCAGTGCTAAAGTCTTTTCAATACTCACGGTTTGTACTCATCCATAATAATGTTCAGGTCGTAGTTCTTGTTGCCTCCAACCTTTTTGTTAAGTGCCTGAAGATTCTCGACCAGTGTCGGTTTTTTCGCCTTATAAAAGAGCCCTGTATAGAACTGTCCTAACGGTGGATTGATCGCCTTGTCAAGCGCCTGCACCAGGTCGTCCGACTTATGGTCTGCCGGCAACTCGATTACCCTCTCCTTGTAGTAATCGAATGTGTCTACCTTATTGAACGTCAGGCAGGGGGAGATGATATTCACGAAGGAGAAACCCTTGTGTTCGATGGCCTGTTTTATAAGTTCTGCCATCTGCTTCGGGTTTCCGGAGAACGCCTGTCCCACGAATGTCGCGCCGTAGGTCAGAACGTACGAAAGCGGGTTGACCGAGCTCGTATCGGGCGAGCCATAAGGGGTTGTCACCGATACAAATCCTGAATCGGATGTTGGGGAAACCTGTCCCTTGGTAAGCCCGTAAATGTGGTTATCCATCAGTATGTAGGTTATGTCAGTATTTTTCCTCACGACGTGTGGAACGTGCCCGCCGCCGATGGAAAATCCGTCGCCGTCGCCGCCGAACGCGATAACTTCAAGGTTCGGGTTTCCGAGCTTGATGCCGGTTGCGACCGGCAATGCCCTTCCGTGGAGTGAATGAAAACCGTAGGTCTTCAGGAAGTACGGAAGACGACTTGAACACCCGATGCCCGAAACCGCAACTGTGTTCTCTATAGAGAGTTGCAGTTCTGCATATGCTTTCTGCACTGCGCTCAGTACGCCGTAGTCTCCGCAACCGGGACACCATACGACCCTTATGTCGTTTTTATAATCTTTTGCCTTCAATGGAACTGTAGCGGTAGTCATCAGATTACCTCCTTTATTTTTGCAAGTACCTGCTTCGGAGTGAGAGGCAGGCCGCCGTAAACATTGTACTTAATAGGTTCAAGGTTCGTCTTGGAGCGTATTATTTCGGCAAGCTGACCCTGCTTGTTTATCTCAGGGATAAGTATCTTCTTGCAGTCTTTCGCAAATTCGGCAATTGCTTTCACCGGCACGGGCCATACCAGCTTGGAATGGAGAGCTTTCACTTTCAGCCCTTCAGCAATCGCCATATCGGTAGCTTCGCGGACCGTTCCGAGGGTCGAACCCCAGCTAATCAGGCCGACGTCTGCCTTTCCGCTCCCTTGCACTTCCGGTGCCGGGATATCGGCTTCAATGTTATCGAGTTTTTTAAACCGCTTATCGCTCATGGAGGTGTGAACTTCCGGTGCAAAACTCGGGGCGGATGTCTCGAAATGCTCAAGTCCCGTGGAGATATAGGTTCCTCCCACGTCACCAGGATGCGACATCGGCGAAATGCCTGAATCGGTCAACTGATATCTCTTGAAGTCAGCCTTTCCGTTCGGCTTGTACCTTTCGCGGTTAATTATCTTATAGCTCTTGGGATCAGGCCTCTTTATTGACTCGGTCCTGAACCCAAGCGAACCGTCGGAAAGAACCAAAACTGGAATCTGGTACTTTTCAGAAAGGTTGAACGCGAGGACCATGATATCGACGATGTCCTGGACGTTCTCCGGAGAAAGGACTATCCTCGGCGCGTCGCCGTGACCGCCGTGGGCTGCCATGAAGAGGTCGGACTGTTCATGTTTCGTAGGCAAGCCTGTTGCCGGACCACCCCTTTGGACGTCAACAATGACGCAAGGTATTTCAGCCATGGAGGCATATCCGAGAAGTTCCTGCATTAGCGAAAGGCCTGGGCCGGATGTGTTTGTCATTGCTTTTGCGCCCGCATAGGCGGCACCAAGGACGTTGGCAAGCGATGCTATTTCATCTTCCGCCTGAACTAGCGTGCCATCGAGCTTCGGGAGATAACGCGACATCCAGATCGCAATCTCGGTAGCGGGAGTTATCGGGTAACAGCTTAGAAAGTTGCATCCGGCGATAACTGCTCCAAGACCCGCGGCCTCGTTACCCGAAATGATGATGACATCATCTGGCGATTTATTCGTTTTTGCCATACGGAAATCGTCCGTTTTTTTATGATTTTCCTTAACGTAGTTTGCGCCTGCTTCGATCGCCTGAAGGTTTATCCCTACAACTTTTTCACCCTTCTTCCCGAACTTGCTGTGAATGGTATCCCTTACCGATTCAAAAGGCATTTCGAACAGCTGAGAGAGAGCGCCCAGAGCAACCATGTTTTTGGCGCGGTACATCTCGAGATCCTTCTTCGCAATCTGGGACATAGGGACGTTGTAGCTTATGACGCCGTCTATCTTTACTTCTTCCTTGATATCGCCGCCCGGGTAGTCGTAAACGAGCACTGTGCCGGGTTCGAGGAACTTCCTGTTGTTATCGAGGGCCTCCTGGTTGAACGCGCAAAATACGCTGAAACCGGAACCCTCTGATTTTATCGGCTCTGATGAGAACCTTGTCTGATACATGGCGTAACCGCCGCGTATTTCCGCCGGGAACGTCTTGAATGTCAAGACCTCAAGCCCCGACCTGGCGGCTGCCTGGGCTATCATATCTCCGGCACTGATGACCCCTTCGCCACCTTCACCACCGATCCTTATTATCAAATCACTCATTATGCACTCTCCATCCTCGTTTGTTCACTCGTCATTAAAGAGAAAAAACAACACGCAGACTTTATGCCTGCAGATTGCCCATCTACTTTGCCTACCTTCCTTATGCTTTTTTCCTGACCTTTTTCTTTGCCTGAGCCTTTTTTGCCGGTTTTTTCTTCACCACCTTTTTCCTGGCGGAGGCCCTTCTTTCTGCCGATCTTCTTTCCGTTTCTCTTCGCGTCGTTTTTTTCCTTTTTTCAACTCCAGAAGAGAGTTTTGCGAGAGCTTTCTTTACGTTTTCGCCGATATCGGCTGGGCTTA
It contains:
- a CDS encoding FKBP-type peptidyl-prolyl cis-trans isomerase, whose protein sequence is MGRQVKDGDKVEILYIGKLENGEVFDSTDGREPFGFVAGSHEVIPGMSKAVLGMGEGEKKEIHISPEEGYGEYREELLGKVPTDYLPENVKLGDPLADADHENQVYWVKELNDDHAILDGNHPLAGKTLVFDIEIVSIS
- a CDS encoding RNA-binding protein, producing MNNKLYVGNLPFTTNEEALKNLFAEFGEVQSVKIITDAYNGRSKGFGFVEMGNEDQAEKALESLNGKDFSGRPLRIDKAKPKENTRGGGRGPGGGRGPGGNRQ
- a CDS encoding cytochrome c family protein; the protein is MKFRKIALYLFLFAITAFLYHRLTMELRFFNVTPEFELPQQVTIPYGLDSISARSCGTCHSEVYEEWKKSIHSQAWTDPYFQVDFIFDGSQQICLNCHTPLVDQQENLVTGFKDAAKFEPILEPNPNFDKALKDEGVTCAVCHVKDGVILGRYGIENDAHPVKADPAFSDGNSVCRKCHQVFTNRWDTFLKMPLCGTFFEVEASGKPVDCQQCHMEKVERALIPGGPVRLGGKHLWLGGHDQANVAKAISGKIEETSTEETIKDGKREYTLFLTNTGAHHRLPTGTPDRHLEITFRLLDKTGKPLKEIKHILQRVILWRPFMVDLWDTRIPFNETAKYSFKFESDITPEPAVVEATVRYGLLRESRRLRIGYENSEPITYPILNLRSEVGGR
- the ndk gene encoding nucleoside-diphosphate kinase; this translates as MEKTLALIKPDALERGKQGKIIDRIIENGFRIVAMKQLNLSVAKAKEFYKEHDGRPFYDSLCGYMSSGPIIALALEKENAILGWRDLMGATNPKDAKEGTIRKDFAVDIERNSVHGSDSEKSSHREVPFFFSGLER
- a CDS encoding 2-oxoacid:ferredoxin oxidoreductase subunit beta; this encodes MTTATVPLKAKDYKNDIRVVWCPGCGDYGVLSAVQKAYAELQLSIENTVAVSGIGCSSRLPYFLKTYGFHSLHGRALPVATGIKLGNPNLEVIAFGGDGDGFSIGGGHVPHVVRKNTDITYILMDNHIYGLTKGQVSPTSDSGFVSVTTPYGSPDTSSVNPLSYVLTYGATFVGQAFSGNPKQMAELIKQAIEHKGFSFVNIISPCLTFNKVDTFDYYKERVIELPADHKSDDLVQALDKAINPPLGQFYTGLFYKAKKPTLVENLQALNKKVGGNKNYDLNIIMDEYKP
- a CDS encoding 2-oxoacid:acceptor oxidoreductase subunit alpha, which gives rise to MSDLIIRIGGEGGEGVISAGDMIAQAAARSGLEVLTFKTFPAEIRGGYAMYQTRFSSEPIKSEGSGFSVFCAFNQEALDNNRKFLEPGTVLVYDYPGGDIKEEVKIDGVISYNVPMSQIAKKDLEMYRAKNMVALGALSQLFEMPFESVRDTIHSKFGKKGEKVVGINLQAIEAGANYVKENHKKTDDFRMAKTNKSPDDVIIISGNEAAGLGAVIAGCNFLSCYPITPATEIAIWMSRYLPKLDGTLVQAEDEIASLANVLGAAYAGAKAMTNTSGPGLSLMQELLGYASMAEIPCVIVDVQRGGPATGLPTKHEQSDLFMAAHGGHGDAPRIVLSPENVQDIVDIMVLAFNLSEKYQIPVLVLSDGSLGFRTESIKRPDPKSYKIINRERYKPNGKADFKRYQLTDSGISPMSHPGDVGGTYISTGLEHFETSAPSFAPEVHTSMSDKRFKKLDNIEADIPAPEVQGSGKADVGLISWGSTLGTVREATDMAIAEGLKVKALHSKLVWPVPVKAIAEFAKDCKKILIPEINKQGQLAEIIRSKTNLEPIKYNVYGGLPLTPKQVLAKIKEVI